The following coding sequences are from one Treponema parvum window:
- a CDS encoding tryptophan synthase subunit alpha, with the protein MKAFHLVYYINVGCPSIEYSLDKAEKYLLYGVKALQFDLPSRNPYRETQFIKDKMKYAYKKYGNYDVFLEALTRFRNKHTDFEMQMVSYEDVLLTIGTTKYIEFCKKNNIKTCRISGDGIIETARLDMNAAGIDTLMFIDFDLPQKEIDLAVKTGRGVMLRNIRQGMKSRKGLVSWNDRIKFIKKEGVSAPIYATAGIANGKALIEAKEAGANGAFVGSCLMNLWEDEKKMLELLNDLEKAAVSK; encoded by the coding sequence ATGAAAGCTTTTCATTTAGTTTATTACATTAATGTGGGTTGTCCCAGTATTGAATATTCGCTTGATAAGGCAGAAAAATACCTTTTATATGGCGTAAAAGCTCTTCAATTTGATTTACCTTCAAGAAATCCTTACAGAGAAACTCAGTTTATTAAGGATAAAATGAAATATGCATATAAGAAGTATGGTAATTATGACGTATTCTTGGAAGCTCTTACGCGGTTTAGAAATAAACATACCGATTTTGAAATGCAGATGGTTTCATATGAAGATGTGCTTCTTACAATAGGGACTACAAAGTATATCGAATTCTGTAAGAAAAACAATATTAAAACCTGTCGTATTTCAGGTGATGGAATCATAGAAACTGCCCGACTCGATATGAATGCTGCAGGAATAGATACACTTATGTTTATAGATTTTGATCTACCTCAAAAAGAAATAGATCTTGCGGTAAAGACCGGAAGAGGTGTCATGCTCAGGAATATCAGACAGGGAATGAAAAGCAGAAAAGGATTAGTTTCTTGGAATGACAGAATAAAATTTATTAAAAAAGAAGGTGTTTCCGCGCCAATTTATGCAACTGCGGGAATTGCAAATGGAAAAGCATTAATTGAAGCGAAGGAAGCCGGTGCAAACGGAGCTTTTGTCGGAAGTTGTTTGATGAATCTTTGGGAAGATGAAAAAAAAATGCTTGAGTTACTTAATGATTTGGAAAAAGCGGCTGTGAGTAAATAA
- a CDS encoding tryptophan synthase subunit alpha — MGIKTICFLSFGYPTINKAIDIAGLYVKGGCDAIEVAIPPKNGYRDSSFIQQLYKEALDQTSNYDDYLEGIDRMIKKYTSIEFFLILYHEVISAIGAAKIGAFCKEHNINYIISGDLHDFDAIKTFKLYGVKLSRSVNYKMEETDIHRCIETDGFTYMQAFPSIGQYIKPGFEKLKTCIKYLRERGVSEPIFCGAGIKNPDDVKEIKRAGGDGFFVGSSIIKLYDKPEELVALIREYKNAAQN, encoded by the coding sequence ATGGGTATTAAGACAATCTGCTTTCTTTCATTTGGGTATCCAACAATAAATAAGGCTATTGATATTGCCGGATTATATGTTAAAGGGGGGTGTGACGCTATTGAAGTGGCAATTCCTCCGAAAAATGGATATAGGGATAGTTCTTTTATACAACAATTATATAAGGAGGCTTTAGACCAGACTTCAAACTATGATGACTATCTTGAAGGCATAGATCGAATGATAAAGAAATATACTTCAATAGAATTTTTTTTAATTCTTTACCATGAAGTAATCTCGGCAATTGGTGCAGCAAAAATTGGGGCGTTTTGTAAGGAACATAACATTAATTACATAATTTCAGGAGATCTTCATGATTTTGATGCGATCAAGACATTTAAATTGTATGGAGTAAAACTTTCAAGATCTGTTAACTACAAAATGGAGGAAACGGATATTCATAGATGTATTGAAACAGATGGTTTTACATATATGCAAGCGTTTCCAAGTATCGGCCAGTATATAAAGCCCGGATTTGAAAAACTTAAAACATGCATAAAATATCTCAGGGAAAGAGGGGTATCAGAACCAATTTTTTGTGGAGCGGGCATTAAGAATCCTGATGATGTAAAAGAAATTAAAAGAGCCGGAGGAGATGGTTTTTTTGTGGGTAGTTCAATTATTAAGCTCTATGATAAACCGGAAGAACTTGTTGCTCTTATTAGAGAATATAAAAATGCCGCACAGAACTGA
- a CDS encoding iron-containing alcohol dehydrogenase, producing the protein MKDFWYYVPTRINFGPSCFQYLVDTIKQWGTKPLIVYGGGSIKKNGAYDAVVGRLKEAGIPFVEMDGVEPNPRLESVIKGNEICRKEKCDILLPIGGASAIDCAKSIAATCTYKGDPWDIISKKVQVGKVFPIITVPTLSAAGSEMSTSSVISRMDINEKAGYSDPEMRPKASFLNPEFTFTMPKKQTAAGIADAISHVAESYFSNVPEAYLQAKFGEALFNTLFHYGKTVYNDPKNYEARSNIMWACCWAINGLVVKGNPVGWSMHKLEHELSAFYDVTHGIGLAVIMPAWMEWMLTEDNAYRYLGYLKAAFEIDPSGMDKMVAAKLAITKTKEYFAEIDLPLRLRDIGIEKDMLPKMAHEASIIGKDYFSKAFRVLDENAAFEIYKMAY; encoded by the coding sequence ATGAAAGATTTTTGGTATTATGTTCCGACTAGGATCAATTTTGGGCCGAGTTGTTTTCAGTATTTAGTTGATACCATTAAACAATGGGGTACAAAGCCGTTAATTGTTTATGGTGGTGGTTCTATCAAAAAAAACGGTGCTTATGATGCCGTTGTTGGAAGACTTAAAGAAGCAGGAATACCTTTTGTAGAAATGGATGGTGTTGAGCCGAATCCACGACTTGAATCCGTTATAAAGGGAAATGAAATTTGCAGAAAAGAAAAATGTGATATTTTACTCCCTATTGGGGGAGCAAGTGCAATTGATTGTGCAAAATCAATTGCAGCTACATGTACATACAAAGGTGACCCGTGGGATATCATAAGCAAAAAAGTTCAAGTAGGTAAAGTATTTCCAATAATTACAGTTCCCACTCTTTCTGCCGCAGGTTCAGAGATGTCAACAAGTTCTGTTATTTCAAGAATGGATATTAATGAGAAGGCCGGTTATTCAGATCCAGAAATGAGACCCAAAGCATCATTTCTTAATCCGGAGTTCACATTCACTATGCCGAAAAAACAAACAGCGGCAGGCATTGCGGATGCTATTAGCCATGTCGCAGAGTCGTATTTTTCAAATGTTCCTGAAGCATATCTTCAAGCAAAATTTGGAGAAGCCCTTTTCAATACGCTTTTTCACTATGGGAAAACAGTTTACAACGATCCTAAAAATTATGAAGCCAGAAGTAATATCATGTGGGCATGTTGTTGGGCAATCAACGGTTTAGTGGTTAAGGGGAATCCGGTAGGGTGGTCAATGCACAAACTTGAACATGAGCTTTCGGCTTTTTACGATGTTACACATGGAATAGGTCTTGCTGTAATCATGCCAGCATGGATGGAATGGATGCTTACAGAAGATAACGCTTACAGGTATTTAGGATATCTCAAAGCTGCTTTTGAAATAGATCCTTCTGGAATGGATAAAATGGTAGCGGCGAAACTCGCTATTACGAAAACAAAAGAATATTTTGCCGAAATAGATCTTCCTTTAAGACTCAGAGATATTGGAATTGAAAAAGATATGCTTCCAAAGATGGCGCATGAGGCGAGCATTATAGGTAAGGACTATTTTTCGAAGGCTTTCAGAGTCCTTGACGAAAATGCGGCTTTTGAAATCTATAAAATGGCATATTAA
- a CDS encoding BMP family lipoprotein, with protein sequence MKKVVVIVTLVSLVCASVFSKGEQEIASTARIKKVALVMQKGGLGDLGFNDSAYSGLVYCKTQYGIEINAVECTDSSQGQEIFRSLCEEGYHLILNLEAGISGDMYHVAMDYPEIYFCAIGRQLRINAVDGVKVRPVNVIESYITLNEHSFLAGIVAAYVATDGNEIVSGVGRNNGNCNIGVLFGADSVGFYQYGDGFRQGVYFLNPNANVYIDYSVGFSDTANAQVIATNMIKNMGCDVIWTCCGTAGLGGLEATRLNNVYGIGVDTNQDSLQPGHIITSAVRDNKSLVEYYVSEFLKKGKLEQTKPDVFNLSNGGVNITDMSVIGKYVTEAAKFEELKSIVTKARQWISEGKIIIFDARLASIEQNGLRLDEWMKTSGKFVTYAHLSH encoded by the coding sequence ATGAAAAAAGTTGTCGTTATTGTTACACTCGTCTCTCTTGTTTGCGCAAGTGTGTTTTCAAAGGGGGAACAGGAAATAGCTTCTACTGCACGGATAAAGAAAGTAGCGCTTGTTATGCAAAAAGGCGGACTTGGAGATCTTGGATTCAATGATTCCGCTTATTCAGGACTTGTTTATTGTAAGACCCAGTATGGCATTGAAATAAATGCTGTTGAATGTACGGATTCTTCACAGGGACAAGAAATTTTTAGAAGTCTTTGCGAAGAAGGTTATCATCTGATTCTTAATCTTGAAGCTGGTATTTCAGGTGATATGTATCATGTAGCTATGGATTATCCTGAGATTTACTTTTGTGCAATTGGTCGACAGTTAAGAATTAACGCTGTTGATGGAGTTAAAGTAAGACCAGTTAATGTTATTGAATCATATATTACACTTAATGAACATTCTTTTCTTGCAGGTATAGTTGCTGCATATGTAGCAACAGATGGAAATGAAATTGTTTCTGGTGTTGGAAGAAATAATGGAAACTGTAATATTGGTGTTCTTTTTGGCGCGGACTCTGTCGGGTTTTATCAATACGGTGACGGTTTCAGACAAGGAGTATATTTTTTAAATCCAAACGCGAATGTTTATATTGATTATTCTGTAGGTTTTTCCGATACGGCAAATGCACAGGTTATTGCAACCAATATGATTAAAAATATGGGATGTGATGTCATTTGGACATGCTGTGGAACAGCTGGTCTTGGGGGGCTTGAAGCAACAAGGCTTAACAATGTTTACGGAATAGGAGTTGATACAAATCAGGACAGTCTTCAACCTGGACACATTATAACTTCTGCCGTCCGTGATAACAAATCTCTTGTAGAATACTATGTTAGCGAATTCCTAAAAAAAGGAAAACTAGAACAAACAAAGCCGGACGTGTTTAATCTTTCAAATGGCGGTGTTAATATTACTGATATGAGCGTTATTGGGAAATATGTCACAGAAGCAGCAAAATTTGAAGAGCTTAAATCTATCGTTACCAAAGCTCGACAATGGATTTCTGAAGGCAAAATTATAATTTTTGATGCGCGTCTTGCAAGCATTGAACAGAACGGACTTAGACTTGATGAATGGATGAAAACCTCTGGTAAGTTTGTTACATATGCCCATCTTTCTCATTAA
- a CDS encoding ABC transporter ATP-binding protein codes for MRESIIEVKNLTKKFGDFVANCNINLNIKEGEIRAIIGENGAGKSTLMNMLYGIYQPTAGDILFRGKKVIIDSPRIAIDLGIGMIHQHFKLSSSLTVYENIVLGTEILKKYDINGNIFNGFLVDNKKEKEDVQLLVDKLNFNLDINAKVGDISIGAKQRVEILKMLYRDVDILILDEPTAVLIPDEVLDLIERLKSLKNAGKTIIIITHKLNEVKMCADNITVIRAGKVIGTVPNTDKTTDENLAEMMVGRPVLLRVRKSGKPSGKKIAYNVSNLTAIDSEGKKIFNEINIKVHEKQIIGIAGVEGNGQTELMQALTGLLDVKSGKVEINGKDVTGMWPDELREYSVGIIPEDRYRQGLCLKLPVSANLIAGYHGKRPYCKYGIMNRKIIKENKNKLVSQYDIRLSTGDPAVGSLSGGNAQKVIIAREFSRAPKVLLVSQPTRGVDIGAIEFIHNAILKMRDEGCAVLVISSELSEITGLSDRILVMCHGEITGNFKATTVSFNELGMYMSGVKKMTKEELENCD; via the coding sequence ATGAGAGAATCTATCATTGAAGTAAAAAATCTTACAAAAAAATTTGGAGATTTTGTTGCCAATTGTAATATCAATCTGAATATAAAAGAAGGTGAAATACGAGCTATCATTGGAGAAAACGGAGCAGGAAAATCTACTTTAATGAATATGTTATACGGCATTTATCAACCTACGGCCGGGGATATTTTATTTAGAGGGAAAAAAGTTATTATTGATTCTCCAAGAATTGCTATTGATCTTGGAATAGGAATGATACATCAACATTTTAAGCTCTCTTCATCATTGACAGTTTATGAAAATATTGTTTTGGGAACTGAAATTCTAAAGAAATATGATATCAATGGAAATATATTCAATGGTTTTCTTGTTGACAATAAAAAAGAAAAAGAAGATGTTCAACTTCTTGTTGATAAGCTCAATTTCAATTTGGATATAAATGCTAAAGTCGGAGATATTTCAATCGGCGCTAAGCAACGTGTTGAAATTCTTAAGATGCTCTATCGGGATGTGGATATTCTTATTCTTGACGAACCCACCGCTGTTCTAATCCCGGATGAAGTTCTTGATCTTATTGAAAGACTCAAAAGTCTTAAAAATGCAGGAAAAACAATAATTATTATTACTCATAAACTTAATGAAGTTAAGATGTGTGCAGACAACATTACGGTTATTCGAGCAGGAAAAGTTATAGGAACAGTTCCAAACACGGATAAAACAACAGATGAAAATCTTGCAGAAATGATGGTAGGAAGACCCGTACTTTTAAGAGTGAGGAAAAGTGGGAAACCAAGTGGTAAAAAGATTGCTTATAATGTGAGTAATCTTACGGCTATTGATTCGGAAGGCAAAAAAATCTTCAATGAAATAAATATAAAAGTTCATGAAAAGCAGATTATTGGTATTGCCGGAGTAGAAGGTAACGGACAGACAGAACTTATGCAAGCATTAACCGGACTTTTAGATGTAAAAAGCGGAAAAGTTGAAATCAATGGTAAGGATGTTACCGGAATGTGGCCTGATGAACTCAGAGAATACAGTGTTGGCATTATACCAGAGGATAGATATAGGCAAGGGCTCTGCCTTAAGCTGCCAGTATCAGCAAATCTTATAGCCGGCTATCATGGAAAAAGACCTTACTGTAAGTATGGAATTATGAACCGAAAGATTATTAAGGAAAACAAGAATAAACTTGTATCTCAATATGATATTAGACTTTCAACAGGCGATCCAGCTGTTGGATCTCTTTCGGGCGGAAATGCGCAAAAAGTAATCATTGCTAGAGAATTCAGTAGGGCACCAAAAGTACTCCTCGTTAGTCAACCGACGCGAGGTGTTGATATTGGTGCGATTGAATTTATCCATAATGCAATTCTTAAGATGAGAGATGAAGGATGTGCTGTTCTTGTAATTTCTTCTGAGCTGTCTGAAATTACAGGGCTTTCAGACAGGATACTTGTTATGTGTCACGGAGAAATAACAGGAAATTTCAAGGCAACAACGGTTTCTTTTAACGAGCTTGGGATGTATATGTCTGGAGTAAAAAAAATGACCAAAGAGGAACTTGAAAACTGTGATTAA
- a CDS encoding ABC transporter permease — protein MIKKKEIETLSRSERIDINRKRMFRIIDVILPLVFAFGVGSVFSIICKCNPFKLYGYIIKKAFGSLGGILNTLGFATPIIMTGIATAFSIRAAIWNMGIEGQVFVGAFATALAGYLVKGLPSFIHVPICLLIGAAFGALYALIPGILKAKFRINEVVTTVMLNSIATTVTTFMTQTYLSTGDAYVHTEFIENTARLTKFVSRYRCSTAFIIAIIIWSILYFVLSNTKFGYEVGCIGRQLEFSDAVGMRVSKKIIIIFVIGGAIAGVAGATEIMGVNFNFTPTFSTNPGIGWDGFFVCILSASEPMGILVYSIIFGALRYGAIVAQTGLGVPLDLINVVKSTMILFEAIKIASTYGIKIKERVNKKLSMLQGNIKRIKV, from the coding sequence GTGATTAAGAAAAAAGAAATAGAAACGCTTTCTCGGTCTGAAAGAATTGATATTAACAGAAAAAGGATGTTCAGAATAATAGACGTGATACTCCCTTTGGTTTTTGCGTTTGGAGTAGGGAGTGTTTTTTCTATCATATGTAAGTGTAATCCATTCAAACTTTATGGATATATTATAAAAAAGGCATTTGGTTCTCTTGGTGGAATTCTAAATACACTTGGTTTTGCAACTCCTATTATAATGACAGGGATCGCTACAGCATTTTCAATTAGGGCTGCCATTTGGAACATGGGCATTGAAGGACAAGTATTTGTTGGCGCTTTTGCAACGGCTCTTGCCGGTTATCTTGTAAAAGGGCTTCCGTCTTTTATTCATGTACCTATTTGCCTTCTAATTGGTGCTGCTTTTGGTGCTCTTTATGCTTTAATACCCGGTATTCTTAAGGCAAAATTTAGAATAAATGAAGTTGTTACAACTGTTATGCTTAATAGTATTGCAACTACAGTTACAACATTTATGACACAGACATACTTGAGTACCGGAGATGCTTATGTTCATACAGAATTCATTGAAAATACGGCACGATTAACAAAATTTGTTTCAAGATATCGTTGTTCAACGGCTTTTATTATTGCAATAATAATTTGGAGCATACTCTATTTTGTCCTAAGCAATACGAAGTTTGGATACGAAGTGGGGTGTATAGGAAGACAACTGGAGTTTTCAGATGCTGTTGGAATGCGGGTTAGCAAAAAAATCATAATTATTTTTGTTATAGGAGGAGCAATTGCAGGCGTTGCAGGTGCAACGGAAATAATGGGGGTTAACTTCAATTTTACACCTACTTTTTCAACGAATCCTGGAATAGGATGGGATGGATTTTTTGTATGCATACTTTCGGCAAGCGAGCCTATGGGAATACTGGTATATTCCATTATTTTTGGAGCATTAAGATACGGTGCAATTGTTGCTCAAACAGGACTTGGAGTTCCTCTAGATCTTATAAATGTTGTTAAAAGCACAATGATTCTTTTTGAGGCAATAAAAATCGCTTCTACCTATGGAATAAAAATCAAAGAACGAGTTAATAAGAAGCTGAGTATGTTACAGGGCAATATAAAAAGGATAAAAGTATGA
- a CDS encoding ABC transporter permease: MNLFLNLLYMTIESSVPYLLITIGGVFVARAGVFNISMEGCCEFCAFAGIIFTYVTGMIWVGVIAALIMGAIVNTVFYFFTVKFNGNLSVVGTGINLMALCVPPALLQALYGTRSNLIATIFIDPAKMELDLPLIRKIPLISNVINKHTFITYLTIFIVWGLMIVMYKTKFGIYVRVTGENPDAAQSVGIKTNKIKFLCLIIAGITSALAGLNISVEQLGMYTMGMSANRGFICLSAINCGKKEPGKACIYSMIFGFVRALQMVINNYVPAAISSLLAIIPYVTIIVVLLFVEVPIMRKNHFRFFK; this comes from the coding sequence ATGAATCTTTTTCTCAATCTACTTTACATGACAATTGAGTCATCGGTTCCTTATCTTCTTATTACAATTGGCGGCGTCTTTGTCGCAAGGGCGGGAGTATTTAATATTTCTATGGAAGGATGTTGTGAATTTTGTGCTTTTGCTGGAATTATATTTACATATGTGACAGGAATGATATGGGTAGGGGTCATAGCTGCACTTATAATGGGAGCAATAGTTAATACGGTATTTTATTTTTTTACCGTGAAATTTAATGGAAACCTCAGTGTTGTCGGGACAGGTATAAATCTTATGGCGCTTTGCGTTCCACCAGCATTGCTTCAGGCTCTCTATGGAACAAGAAGTAATCTTATTGCAACGATATTTATAGACCCTGCCAAGATGGAACTAGATCTTCCCCTTATTAGAAAAATACCTTTGATAAGTAATGTAATCAACAAGCATACATTTATAACTTATCTTACAATTTTTATTGTTTGGGGACTTATGATCGTTATGTATAAGACAAAGTTTGGAATTTATGTACGTGTTACAGGTGAAAATCCAGATGCTGCACAATCTGTTGGAATAAAGACAAACAAAATAAAGTTTTTATGTCTGATTATTGCAGGTATCACAAGTGCGCTTGCAGGTCTTAATATTTCGGTTGAACAGCTTGGTATGTATACAATGGGAATGTCCGCAAATAGGGGATTCATTTGTCTTAGCGCTATCAACTGTGGAAAAAAAGAACCTGGTAAAGCCTGTATTTATTCAATGATTTTTGGTTTTGTAAGAGCACTTCAGATGGTGATAAATAATTACGTGCCTGCAGCAATTTCATCGTTGCTCGCAATAATACCGTATGTAACGATTATTGTGGTTCTTCTTTTTGTTGAAGTTCCTATAATGCGGAAAAATCATTTTAGATTTTTTAAATAA
- a CDS encoding cysteine hydrolase family protein, with protein sequence MPKTAVLVIDMQKDFTIPDGKFYYAETTGEMMKTFISKLNKMRDMGALIIIVYTMHPINEKEVNPELTRMFKDGKKASLVEGSMGSKLDDRIVLHKQDVLFRKYAPSAFFKTNLDQILEEKGVENVLICGVKTNVCCRATATDSYSYKFKTFMISDMLSTNTKEINEFHLSEMTKYFAKAITSNEVFKRFKEGTF encoded by the coding sequence ATGCCAAAAACTGCTGTACTTGTTATAGATATGCAAAAAGATTTCACTATACCTGATGGAAAATTTTATTACGCTGAGACAACGGGAGAGATGATGAAAACCTTTATTTCTAAACTGAACAAGATGAGAGATATGGGAGCTCTTATTATAATTGTCTATACTATGCATCCTATAAATGAAAAAGAGGTTAATCCTGAACTGACAAGAATGTTCAAAGATGGGAAAAAGGCTTCTCTTGTTGAAGGATCTATGGGTTCAAAACTCGATGATAGGATTGTTTTACATAAGCAAGATGTTCTTTTCAGAAAATATGCTCCAAGCGCATTTTTTAAAACAAATCTTGATCAGATTCTTGAAGAAAAAGGTGTTGAAAATGTTTTAATATGTGGAGTTAAAACAAATGTTTGTTGTAGGGCTACGGCAACAGATTCCTATAGCTATAAATTTAAGACATTTATGATTTCTGATATGCTCAGTACAAATACGAAAGAAATTAACGAGTTTCATCTTTCCGAAATGACAAAGTATTTTGCAAAAGCTATTACTTCTAATGAAGTATTCAAAAGATTTAAAGAAGGTACATTTTGA
- a CDS encoding carbohydrate kinase family protein, giving the protein MKYSKDLKKVHFDMSKYNFTVVGTAATVSIFKVEKMPEVGASTPVFGGSIIDFQNGGMGFNICAGLVSLGCSVYPVLTYADARQHDYIHSFFALKNLPEDGIKDPPENSCGTTIMIQDGEKNHMTLITEYGNRLPASDYFDEQKMEDKFFKSSDYVILTATFPKNADSAVDAIIMSQKPFVLSMRKDKNAFPHEILFKALINANYLFANKTEVDFIVDEYEFKKIEDLFEYGKMKYIVQTMGKDGSIIISKDVDGIYVYDRVPAVHCRTPIIDTVGAGDGYVCGFMYGILNGKTMHECALLGSTLSSFILENEGSVTNLPDEKRLIERFKESRGIGYEF; this is encoded by the coding sequence ATGAAGTATTCAAAAGATTTAAAGAAGGTACATTTTGATATGTCAAAATATAACTTTACAGTGGTAGGGACAGCTGCAACTGTATCAATATTTAAGGTTGAGAAGATGCCAGAGGTTGGAGCTTCAACCCCCGTTTTTGGAGGATCTATAATAGATTTTCAAAATGGAGGTATGGGCTTTAATATATGCGCAGGTCTTGTTTCGCTTGGTTGTTCCGTTTATCCGGTTCTTACATATGCCGATGCAAGGCAGCACGATTATATTCATTCTTTTTTTGCTCTTAAAAATCTGCCTGAAGATGGAATCAAGGATCCTCCGGAAAATTCTTGTGGTACGACAATTATGATTCAGGATGGTGAGAAAAACCATATGACTCTTATAACAGAGTATGGTAATCGCCTTCCTGCAAGTGATTATTTTGACGAACAGAAAATGGAAGATAAATTTTTTAAATCTTCAGATTATGTAATTCTTACAGCTACGTTTCCCAAAAATGCAGATTCCGCTGTTGATGCCATAATTATGAGTCAAAAGCCGTTTGTGCTTTCTATGCGAAAAGACAAAAATGCTTTTCCACACGAAATTCTTTTTAAAGCTTTAATAAATGCAAATTATCTTTTTGCAAATAAAACCGAAGTTGATTTCATAGTCGATGAGTACGAGTTTAAAAAAATTGAAGATCTGTTTGAATATGGAAAAATGAAATATATAGTTCAAACGATGGGAAAAGACGGAAGCATAATAATTTCCAAAGATGTAGACGGAATTTATGTTTACGATAGAGTTCCGGCTGTGCATTGTAGAACACCCATAATAGATACCGTTGGCGCAGGGGATGGTTATGTATGTGGTTTTATGTATGGCATTCTTAATGGAAAAACAATGCATGAATGTGCTCTTCTTGGAAGCACATTATCTTCTTTTATTTTGGAAAACGAAGGTAGTGTAACAAATCTTCCGGACGAAAAGAGATTAATTGAACGTTTTAAAGAGAGCCGAGGGATAGGATATGAATTTTGA
- a CDS encoding BtpA/SgcQ family protein, which yields MNFDFSDGHKLLVGMVHLLPLPGTYRSKNTIKTVIERAVTDAKILESCGFGAILIENEDLCNSPKMTKLQFASMSIVVNIISNTVLIPVGVTCGCTNYEESLSIAFICGCDFIRTPIFVDTLVNYNGVIAPCSSQLITYRKQIGAEKIKVFADIQVKHYHMLDKSIDITESALWAQRQGADAIVVTGTSTGVETKIDDIERVKKQVDIPVAVGSGVSDCNIKEQAKFADIFIIGTNIRKNGKMSEPIDSSKASKIIKAL from the coding sequence ATGAATTTTGATTTTAGTGACGGACACAAACTTCTTGTAGGTATGGTACATCTTTTGCCTCTTCCAGGGACATATAGATCAAAAAATACGATAAAAACAGTTATTGAACGAGCTGTTACAGATGCAAAAATACTTGAGTCATGTGGGTTCGGAGCAATTCTTATTGAAAATGAAGATCTTTGTAATTCTCCAAAAATGACAAAACTCCAATTTGCAAGTATGAGCATAGTAGTCAATATTATAAGCAATACAGTATTAATTCCTGTCGGGGTAACTTGTGGCTGTACGAACTATGAAGAATCTCTTTCAATTGCATTTATATGTGGCTGTGATTTTATCAGAACACCGATTTTTGTAGACACTCTCGTTAATTATAACGGTGTTATTGCGCCTTGTAGTAGCCAACTTATTACTTATAGAAAGCAGATAGGTGCAGAAAAGATAAAAGTTTTTGCTGATATCCAAGTTAAGCATTACCATATGCTTGACAAATCGATAGATATTACAGAATCGGCTTTATGGGCCCAGAGACAGGGAGCAGATGCGATCGTTGTTACAGGAACTTCTACAGGAGTAGAAACAAAAATTGATGATATCGAAAGGGTTAAAAAACAAGTAGACATTCCTGTTGCAGTAGGAAGCGGTGTTTCTGATTGTAATATCAAAGAACAAGCAAAATTTGCGGATATATTTATAATTGGAACAAATATTAGAAAAAATGGAAAAATGTCCGAACCTATAGATTCTTCAAAAGCAAGTAAAATAATTAAAGCATTGTAA